GCCTGTCAGATGCAGTCCGTGGACGAGCTGCGTCATGTGCAGACCCAGATCCACACCATGAGCCACTACAACAAGTATTTCAACGGATTCCATGACTGGAGCCACATGCACGACCGGGTGTGGTATTTGTCGGTGCCCAAGTCTTTCTTCGACGACGCCATGACGGCGGGGCCCTTCGAGTTCATCACGGCCATCTCCTTCTCCTTCGAGTACGTGCTGACCAACCTGTTGTTCATGCCCTTCATGTCCGGCGCCGCTTACAACGGCGACATGGCCACCGTCACCTTCGGCTTCTCCGCCCAGTCGGACGAGTCCCGTCACATGACCCTCGGCCTCGAGGTCATCAAGTTCATGCTGGAGGCCCATCCCGACAACCTGCCCATCATCCAGGGCTGGATCGACAAGTGGTTCTGGCGTGGCTACCGGCTGCTGTCCCTGGTCTCCATGATGATGGATTACATGCTGCCCAAGCGTGTGATGTCCTGGAAGGAGGCGTGGGACATGTATTTCGTGCAGAACGGTGGCGCCCTGTTCGAGGACCTGGCCCGTTACGGGGTGCGCATGCCCAAGCACTGGGAGGTGTCCGTGAAGGAGGCCGATCGCCTGTCCCACGAGACCTGGAATGTGTTCTACAACTACGGCCACGCCGCCGCCTTCAACTCCTGGATGCCGAGCGAGGAGGAGATGGAGTGGTTGTCCGCCAAGTACCCGGAGACCTTCGACAAGTACTACCGGCCGCGCTTCACCTTCTTCCGTAACCTGGAAGAGCAGGGCAAGCCGTTCTCAAACCCCACCCTGCCCATGCTGTGCCAGACCTGCCAGGTCCCCATGTTCTACACGGAGCCGGATGATCCGACGACCGTCTGCTTCCGCGCCAGCGAGTACAAGGGCGACCACTACCACTTCTGCTCGGACGGCTGCAAGGACATCTTCGACAACGAGCCAGAGAAATACGTGCAGAGCTGGCTGCCGGTGCATCAGATCTATCAGGGCAACTGCGGTGGCGCCACCGTGCCCGAGGTCCTCGAGTGGTATCACCTGGTGGATGGTGCCGACAACGCCAAGTATCCCTTCTCGCCGGACTACGAGAACTGGAAGAAGTGGAAGGGACAGGTGGCGAAGGAAGACGATGCCGCCTGAGGCGGGCCGGACCACAGGAGGATTGAGCCATGAGCAATACCACGCCCGCGGGCTATGAGGGCACCCCCCTCGACAAGGTGGAGAACTTCCACGGCAACCAGTTGATCTATCTGGATTGGGAGAAGCATCGCATGTTCTGCTCCCCCATCTGCGTGCCGGTGCCGCCCGATGCCCCTTTCGGCATCGTGTGCGACGACATCACCCCCAACGCCTACGGGGAGCATCCCGACTGGCAACACATCGACTGGTCCGAGGTCCAGTGGACGCTGGACGACGAGCCCTTCCAGCCCGACATGGACAAGAGCCTCAAGGACCAGGGTATTCACCACAAGTCGGTGCTGCGTTTCTACCAGCCCGGTCTGGATGGCCTCGAGGGCACGGGTGGGTAAGGGAGGAGCCGGATAAGTGAGTTACCAAGTCACCATCGAACCCCTCGGCGAGACCGTCGAGGTCGAAGAGAACCAGACCATCCTCGATGCCTGCCTGCGGGCGGGGATCTGGCTGCCCCATGCCTGTTGTCACGGCCTGTGCGCCACCTGCAAGGTACAGGTGCTGGAAGGCGAGGTGGAGCATGGTGAAGCCTCCCCCTTCGCCCTCATGGATTTCGAGCGGGAGGAGGGCAAGTGTCTGGCGTGCGTGTCCATCCCCGAGTCGGATCTGGTCATCGAGGCGGATATCGATGAGGATCCCGACGCCGAGGTGCATCCCGTGGAGGACTTCACGGGACGCGTCGTTGCCCTCGAGGATCTCACCCCCACGGCCAAACGGGTGTTGATGGAACTGGACCGCCCCATGCCATTCCAGGCCGGCCAGTATCTGCAACTGGAACTGCCCGGCATCGAGCAGCCGCGCCCCTTTTCCATGGCCAATCCGCCTTCCCGGGAGGGCGAGGTGGAACTCCAGGTGCGCCTGGTCCCCGGGGGAGAAGCCACCACCTATATCCACGAGAGGCTGGCGGTGGGCGACGAATTGAAATTGACGGGCCCCTATGGCCGCTTCTTCGTGCGCAAGTCGGCGCCGGAATCCATGCTGTTTCTGGCCGGGGGCACGGGGCTGTCCAGTCCCAAGGGCATGATCCTCGATCTACTGGAGAACGGCGAGACCCGGCCCATCACCCTGGTGCACGGGGTGCGTAACCTGTCGGAACTTTACGACCGCGAGTTCTTCGAGGGGCTGGCGGCCGAACATGATAACTTCACCTACATCCCCGCCCTATCCGAACCCCGGGAGGATGACGCCTGGGAGGGGGCCACGGGCTTCGTCCACGATGTGGCGAGCGCCCGTTTCAATGGCGAGTTTCGCGGCAACAAGGCCTACATCTGCGGCCCCCCGGTCATGATCGACGCCTGTGTCACGGGTCTCATGCGGGGACGCCTGTTCGAGCGGGACATGTTCATGGAGAAGTTCCTGTCGGCGGCGGATGCCGCCCAGGACAGTCAGCGTAGCCCCCTGTTCCGCAAGGTCTGAGGACTGCCCATGGCGCGAGCTGGGGAAGAGGTCTATGAGGTGTTCATCACGGACACTGGCGAGACCTTCCACTGTGGAGCGGGGCAGACCCTGCTCACGGGTATGGAGCGCCTCGGGCGCAAGGGTATTCCCGTGGGCTGCCGGGGTGGGGGTTGTGGCGTATGCAAGGTCCATGTCACCGCGGGCGACATCCAGTGCCGGAAGATGAGCCGCGTCCATGTGAGCGTCGAGGACGAGGCCCGGGGCATCGTGCTCGCCTGCCGCTGCCGGCCCGCTAGCGACATCAAACTGGCCGTCATCGGCACCATGGACAAGGCATTTTTCAAGCACGCGCAGGCGGGCGATGCCCGATGACCGGCGCGGCTTAGGCGACGAGGAGGAGAACACAATGGCAATGACAGGCGTAATGCGGCCGGGGCATGTATGCATCCGGGTCCTGGATATGGAGGAGTCCCTGGTCCACTACAAGAACCGTCTCGGCCTCCAGGAGGTGGACTGTGACGACAGCGGCCGCGTCTACCTCAAGGCCTGGGACGAGCGGGACTGGTTCTCGGTGGTGTTGCGGGAGGCCGACGCCCCGGGGATGGATTTCATGGGCTTCAAGGTGGACGGCCAGGCGATCCTGGATACCTTCGAGCAGCGGCTCAAGGATGCCGGCAGCACCACCGAGCGCATCCCGGCGGGTGAACTCAACCACTGCGGCGAGCGGGTGCGTTTCGATTCCCCCACCGGACACGTGTTCGAGCTCTATGCCGAGAAGGATTACATGGGCACCGCCATGGGACTGGTGAACCCCGATCCGTGGCATGAGGAGATCACCCACGGCATGGCGGTGCAGCGCTTCGACCACTGCCTGCTCTACGGCGGTGACATCGACGGCACCGTGAAGCTGTTCGAGGACGCCCTGGACTTCCGCCTCACGGAACAGGTGATGGACGGTGAACTGCGGGTGGCGGCCTTCATCACCTGCAGCAACAAGGCCCACGATCTCGCCCTGGTGCGCCACGCCGAGGACGGCAAGTTCCACCATGCCTCGTTCCTGCTGGGCTCCTGGGAGGAGGTGTTGCGGGCCGCGGACATCATCGGGCGCTACAAGATCTCCATCGACATCGGCCCCACCCGCCACGGCATCACTCGCGGGCGCACCATCTACTTCTTCGATCCGTCGGGCAACCGCAACGAGGTGTTCCACGGCGACTACAGCTTCTATCCCGACTACGAGCCCATCACCTGGACCGCCGACGAGCTGGGCGGCGCCATCTTCTACCATGACCAGGTGCTCAACGAGCGTTTCCTCACCGTGGTGACCTGATGGCGGCCTCCATCGAGCAACGCTGCATCGAGTGGGCGACCGCCGGGCGGATCTGCCAGGCGGCCGCCGACCATGCCATCGAGATGGGCGTGAAGGTGAACGTGGCCGTGGTGGACCCCGGCGGCAACCTCATGGCCTTTCAGCGCGTCAACGGCGCCTTCCTGCATTCCATCGACATCGCCCAGGACAAGGCCTACTGTGCCGTGGGCTTCGGTTTTCCCACCGGCCAGTGGAAGGGGATCTTCGAGGAGGCCCCCCAGCTCAAGGATGGCCTGATGCTGCGCCCGCGGCTGGTGACCCTGGCAGGCGGCGTGCCCATCGTGGAAGACCGGCAGATCATCGGCGGCGTGGGCGTATCGGGGGCCAGCGAGGAAGAAGACACGGCCTGCGCCCTAGCGGGACTCCGGGCCGTGGGCCTGGATGCCGCCTGAAAAGCCTTTTAATGTGAAAGTCGCGAAGCACGATTTCCCCCTCTCCCGCTGGGACAAATCCGTCGGGAACGGATTTGAACGCGCCTTGGCGCGGCCCGCAGGGCGAAGGGCCGGATGCCCGGAGTACAGGGATGGGGTGAGGGAACGAGCATGGCGATACGCGCTCCTCTTTCATCATCTTGGGCGGGCGCGTATCGCCATGAGAGTTAACCTCCGCTTGGTGGAAGTGAGTCCCTATCACGGCGAGGACCGCGACCTGTACGCGGTTGCCGATGATGAGGGTTTCGCTTATGCCATGGATGATTTTAACCCCCGGGTCCTCCTTGGCTTCTGCGCTTACCCGGAGAGCGCTGGGCGCGCTGTCGGCGCGCATTCGCGGTTACCTGGCGTTTACGGGGCGTCCTGTCTTGCCTTTCTCTGTTCTTGCTTTGCTTATAACTTGCTGTTTTTGTTGGTGGAGCCGAGGGGGATCGAACCCCTGACCTTCGCATTGCGAACGCGACGCTCTCCCAGCTGAGCTACGGCCCCAGAGGGTGCGGAATATAGCCTATGGCGGGGCGCGGTGCCAGTGAGGAAAGACGGGCGGCGGCGGTCACTTGGACATCAGGCCGAGGGTGCGGCGCTTGATGACCCGGGTTCCCGGGGGCGCGAGACTGCCGATGGACGGTGAGTCGCGATACCATGGGACCATCGCCACAAGCTGCGGGCCGCCCCTCCGGTCTGTGGCAGTTTTTCCAGAGAGAGCCATGCGACCGACACTTTCCAGACTCAATCAGATCCCTTTTCCCGCCATCCGGCGCGGCCGGTTGGAGACCCTGCAGGTGAATCTCGGCTATCGCTGTAACCAGCACTGTTTCCACTGCCACGTCAACGCCAGCCCCAAGCGCCGCGAGCAGATGACTTGGGAGACCATGCAGGATTTGCTGGAGTTCGTGGATCGGGCCGGCGTGGCGGTGCTGGACCTCACCGGCGGCGCGCCGGAACTCAATCCCCATTTCCGTACCCTGGTGGAACTGGCCAGCGCCCGCGGGGTGCAGGTGCTGGATCGCTGCAACCTCACCATCCTGGAGGAGCCCGGCCAGGAAGGGTTGGCTGAATTTCTGGCGGAACATGGGGTGCGGGTGGTGGCCTCGCTGCCCTGCTACCTGGAGGAGAATGTCAACGCGCAGCGCGGCGACGGCGTGTTCGATGCCAGCATTCGTGGACTCCGCACCCTCAACGACCTGGGCTACGGCATGCCGGGCAGCGGCCTCGACCTGGAACTGGTGTACAACCCCCAGGGCGCCTCCCTGCCGCCGCCCCAGTGTGGCCTGGAGGCGGACTACCGGCGTGAACTGGAGGCCCGCTACGGCATCCACTTCAATCGTCTGCTCACCCTCACCAACATGCCCATCCAGCGCTTCGGTAGCACCCTGCTGTCCAGCGGGCAGTTCGACGACTACATGGATACCCTGCGCCAAGCTCATCGGGACGAGAACCTGGAGCAGGTGATGTGCCGTTCCCTGGTGAGCGTGGACTGGCGGGGCTACCTGTTCGACTGTGATTTCAACCAGATGCTGGACCTGCCGCTGGCGGAGGCCGGCGCGCGCCTCCATGTTCGGGACGTGGATGTCCGCCAGTTGGTGGACCGGCCCATCACCGTCGCCGGCCACTGCTATGGCTGCACGGCCGGGCAGGGCAGCAGTTGCGGCGGGGCCCTGGCCTGATGCGGAACACGCTGACCATTGTGGAAACTCCGGACAAGCCCTATGCGGGCTGTGTTCGGTCGGGCTCGCGCGGTGCGGATTATCACCCCGGGGTCCATGGTGGTCCGTAGGCTCTCCATCGTCATGCCGGTGCTGGATGAGGCTCCTCGCATCGAGCGCGCCCTGCTGGCCCTGGTCTCCATGCGGGAGCGGGGCCACGAGGTCATCGTGGTGGACGGCGGCAGCACCGACGGTACCGTCGATCGTGCCCGTGGACTGTGCGACCGGGTCCTGGCGAGTGCCCCGGGCCGGGGTCGCCAGATGGCCCTGGGGGCGCGTCATGCCACAGGTGATGCCGTGGTGTTTCTGCACGCCGATACGGAGCTGCCGGCCGGCGGTGATCTGCTGATCGTCGAGGCCCTCGCCCGCGGCGCGCCGTGGGGGCGCTTCGATGTCTGCCTCAGTGGCGGCAGTTGCGGGTTGCGCCTGGTGGAGCGTGCCATGAATCTGCGCTCGCGGCTCACCGGCATCGCCACGGGCGATCAGGCGATATTCGTGCGGCGCGACGTGCTGGAGGCGGTGGGCGGTGTGCCCGAGCAAGCCCTGATGGAGGACATCGAGCTCAGCCGGCGTCTCCTCGGAGTGAGCCGGCCCGTCTGCCTGCGGGACACCGTATGGACCTCCAGCCGGCGCTGGGAGGAGGGCGGCATGGTGCGCACCATCCTCACCATGTGGGCCCTGCGGGCGGCCTATTGGTCGGGCGTTCCCGCGCGGCGCCTGGCGGCCATCTACTATCCCCGCCGGCCTCAGCCGCGCCACCATGGCCGTCGTTCTCAAGATATTCTCTAAGGCCCCCGTACCCGGGGCCGTTAAGACCCGGCTGATCCCCGCCCTCGGCCCAGAAGGGGCGGCGCGCTTGCAGCGCTGGCTGACGCGCCGCACCGTGGCCCTGGCCTGCGCAGCCGGCTATGAACAAGTGGAGCTGTGGTGCGCGCCGCACAGCGGCCATTCCTTCTTCGGGGAACTCGCCCGGGCGTACCCCGTGGTCCTGCGCGATCAGTGGGGCATGGACTTGGGCGAGCGCATGCTGAACGCCCTGGGTCATGACCCGGGGGCCGGTGCCGGCGTGCTGGTCGGCTGTGACTGTCCCGACCTCGATACCGCCATGCTACGGGCGGCACGGCAGGCCCTGGAGGGCGACGGCGCAGCGGTGGTGCTGGGGCCCGCCATGGATGGCGGCTATGTGCTCATCGGCATGCATGCAGCCTTGCCGGAGTTATTCTCGGGGATGCCCTGGGGCACGGATGCCGTGCTGGCCCTGACGCGCCGGCGGCTGCGGGCCCTGGGTGTTCGCGCCTTGGAACTCGAGCCGGTGCGGGACCTCGACCGGCCCGAGGACCTTCACCTCCTGGAGGAGCACCCCGATTGCCCACCCCGGCTTGCCCCCGCCGTCCCTTCTTCTACCTGATCCCGGCGTCTCCCCTACGCGCGGCGGTCTCCCGCTCGCCGCGGGCCCCGGTCCACTGACTGCCCTGCGCCCGAGCCGGTGTATGGCCCGGGGCGTCCGCTGTTTCGATCGTGTCGTGGATGGAAGTGTTGTTCCACTCGATCCACGGCGGCGGGAGTGTATTTTCCCGCGCCAGATGTTTTAGTCATGCCGGCTTAAGTCATACTGTTTGTCGGGCGATAACAGTTAAGGGCGTGCCGAGTCGGTGGCGGCGGAGGCCCTCGGGGGCATGGACAACGGGATGATGAGATGAGCGAGTCGCAAGAGCTGCAGCAGCGGGTTTCGGAATCGGTAGAGGGCCTCGCCGAGCGTTTCGTCATGGCCGACCCCGGTGATGCCGGGTTTCTGGCGGATGTCGCATCCATCTTCGATGCCCTGGCGGCCGATCTCGGGGGGGGCTATCCCCGCTCCTCGGAGGTCGCACGGTCGGCGGCCCGGCGGCTCCAGGATACGGTGGCCCGGGGCGAGGCCCTGGCGGAGACGGACACAGAATTCGTCGAGCAGGCGCTCTCCGGATTGCAGCACTTCACCGCCCGTGGCCTGGAGGAGGCCGACGTGGACTACCCGGTGGCGGCCGCTGCCGGCGGCGACGGGACGCCCCTGGATGGCGAGCCGGACATCAATCCGGTGGCGGGGTTCGATAAGGAGATCATGGCCGAATACATCAGCCACCAGGAATCGGTGGTGTCGGACATCGAAGACCTGCTCCTCACCTACGAGACGGAGCCCGACCCCGATCTGCTGGTGCAGCTCAAGCGCCTGCTGCACACCGCCAAGGGGGAGGCCGGTGTGCTCGGCATCAACCGCGTGGAGGCGGTGCTCCACGAGGTGGAGAACTATATCGCCGGCGCCGGTGACGAGTTGAAGATCGACGCACTGCTCGAGTTCAAGGACTGGTTCGAGCACGTGGTGGAGGCCCTGCAGCAGGGGCAGCCCCTGCCCGACAGCGCGCCATTGATGGCGGAGTTGCGGGTGTTGCCGGAGGAAGACGCTGCGGCCGGAGGAGACGCCGCGCCCGTCCATGAGGGAGGCGGGCCGGTGGATGGGGCTGTCCCACAGGAAGAGGCCGCGGTTGGGGCCGGAGATGGGGCCGGAGATGAGGCCGGAGATGAGGCAATCATCGATGACGAGATCGCCAACCACATGGGCCCCGTC
The Gammaproteobacteria bacterium DNA segment above includes these coding regions:
- a CDS encoding aromatic/alkene/methane monooxygenase hydroxylase/oxygenase subunit alpha, with product MAKKLNLRDKYALMTRDLSWDPSYQPFEKLFPQMEMEGIKIDDWSKWEDPFRLTMDAYWKYQAEKERKLYSIIDAFAQNNAHLNVTDARYVNAIKLFLTGVSPLEYQAHRGFAMVGRQFPGVGAQVACQMQSVDELRHVQTQIHTMSHYNKYFNGFHDWSHMHDRVWYLSVPKSFFDDAMTAGPFEFITAISFSFEYVLTNLLFMPFMSGAAYNGDMATVTFGFSAQSDESRHMTLGLEVIKFMLEAHPDNLPIIQGWIDKWFWRGYRLLSLVSMMMDYMLPKRVMSWKEAWDMYFVQNGGALFEDLARYGVRMPKHWEVSVKEADRLSHETWNVFYNYGHAAAFNSWMPSEEEMEWLSAKYPETFDKYYRPRFTFFRNLEEQGKPFSNPTLPMLCQTCQVPMFYTEPDDPTTVCFRASEYKGDHYHFCSDGCKDIFDNEPEKYVQSWLPVHQIYQGNCGGATVPEVLEWYHLVDGADNAKYPFSPDYENWKKWKGQVAKEDDAA
- a CDS encoding catechol 2,3-dioxygenase, which encodes MAMTGVMRPGHVCIRVLDMEESLVHYKNRLGLQEVDCDDSGRVYLKAWDERDWFSVVLREADAPGMDFMGFKVDGQAILDTFEQRLKDAGSTTERIPAGELNHCGERVRFDSPTGHVFELYAEKDYMGTAMGLVNPDPWHEEITHGMAVQRFDHCLLYGGDIDGTVKLFEDALDFRLTEQVMDGELRVAAFITCSNKAHDLALVRHAEDGKFHHASFLLGSWEEVLRAADIIGRYKISIDIGPTRHGITRGRTIYFFDPSGNRNEVFHGDYSFYPDYEPITWTADELGGAIFYHDQVLNERFLTVVT
- a CDS encoding TIGR04283 family arsenosugar biosynthesis glycosyltransferase, with translation MVVRRLSIVMPVLDEAPRIERALLALVSMRERGHEVIVVDGGSTDGTVDRARGLCDRVLASAPGRGRQMALGARHATGDAVVFLHADTELPAGGDLLIVEALARGAPWGRFDVCLSGGSCGLRLVERAMNLRSRLTGIATGDQAIFVRRDVLEAVGGVPEQALMEDIELSRRLLGVSRPVCLRDTVWTSSRRWEEGGMVRTILTMWALRAAYWSGVPARRLAAIYYPRRPQPRHHGRRSQDIL
- the arsS gene encoding arsenosugar biosynthesis radical SAM (seleno)protein ArsS (Some members of this family are selenoproteins.), producing the protein MRPTLSRLNQIPFPAIRRGRLETLQVNLGYRCNQHCFHCHVNASPKRREQMTWETMQDLLEFVDRAGVAVLDLTGGAPELNPHFRTLVELASARGVQVLDRCNLTILEEPGQEGLAEFLAEHGVRVVASLPCYLEENVNAQRGDGVFDASIRGLRTLNDLGYGMPGSGLDLELVYNPQGASLPPPQCGLEADYRRELEARYGIHFNRLLTLTNMPIQRFGSTLLSSGQFDDYMDTLRQAHRDENLEQVMCRSLVSVDWRGYLFDCDFNQMLDLPLAEAGARLHVRDVDVRQLVDRPITVAGHCYGCTAGQGSSCGGALA
- a CDS encoding TIGR04282 family arsenosugar biosynthesis glycosyltransferase, producing the protein MAVVLKIFSKAPVPGAVKTRLIPALGPEGAARLQRWLTRRTVALACAAGYEQVELWCAPHSGHSFFGELARAYPVVLRDQWGMDLGERMLNALGHDPGAGAGVLVGCDCPDLDTAMLRAARQALEGDGAAVVLGPAMDGGYVLIGMHAALPELFSGMPWGTDAVLALTRRRLRALGVRALELEPVRDLDRPEDLHLLEEHPDCPPRLAPAVPSST
- a CDS encoding heme-binding protein is translated as MAASIEQRCIEWATAGRICQAAADHAIEMGVKVNVAVVDPGGNLMAFQRVNGAFLHSIDIAQDKAYCAVGFGFPTGQWKGIFEEAPQLKDGLMLRPRLVTLAGGVPIVEDRQIIGGVGVSGASEEEDTACALAGLRAVGLDAA
- a CDS encoding 2Fe-2S iron-sulfur cluster binding domain-containing protein, which produces MSYQVTIEPLGETVEVEENQTILDACLRAGIWLPHACCHGLCATCKVQVLEGEVEHGEASPFALMDFEREEGKCLACVSIPESDLVIEADIDEDPDAEVHPVEDFTGRVVALEDLTPTAKRVLMELDRPMPFQAGQYLQLELPGIEQPRPFSMANPPSREGEVELQVRLVPGGEATTYIHERLAVGDELKLTGPYGRFFVRKSAPESMLFLAGGTGLSSPKGMILDLLENGETRPITLVHGVRNLSELYDREFFEGLAAEHDNFTYIPALSEPREDDAWEGATGFVHDVASARFNGEFRGNKAYICGPPVMIDACVTGLMRGRLFERDMFMEKFLSAADAAQDSQRSPLFRKV
- a CDS encoding phenol hydroxylase subunit P4 — its product is MSNTTPAGYEGTPLDKVENFHGNQLIYLDWEKHRMFCSPICVPVPPDAPFGIVCDDITPNAYGEHPDWQHIDWSEVQWTLDDEPFQPDMDKSLKDQGIHHKSVLRFYQPGLDGLEGTGG
- a CDS encoding 2Fe-2S iron-sulfur cluster binding domain-containing protein; translation: MARAGEEVYEVFITDTGETFHCGAGQTLLTGMERLGRKGIPVGCRGGGCGVCKVHVTAGDIQCRKMSRVHVSVEDEARGIVLACRCRPASDIKLAVIGTMDKAFFKHAQAGDAR